Proteins co-encoded in one Pseudarthrobacter chlorophenolicus A6 genomic window:
- the secF gene encoding protein translocase subunit SecF, translating to MSGFANFGNELYTGKRSYEFVGSKKIWFLIALVGVALSIIIPVAKGGFNLGIEFRGGSEFTVSNVKTTDATVGEKAVTDVVAGSVPRVANVAGTTMRIQTDKLTDDETLRIKEGLHTAYGVTENEVTSTFVGPTWGADVTKQALIGLVVFVLLAAVLMALYFRTWKMSVSALAGMLVTMFITAGVYALSDFEVTPSAIIGFLTVLSYSLYDTVVVFDKIRENTAEIDSSTRRTFAEEVNLAVNQTLVRSINTMMVAILPVGAILFIGAGLLGAGTLRDLSLALFVGILIGTAATIFVAAPMYAWLRQNEPDLVKQARRVEQRRSSTAERNASAEPAQA from the coding sequence ATGTCAGGCTTCGCCAATTTCGGAAATGAGCTCTACACCGGGAAGCGCTCCTACGAATTCGTGGGATCCAAGAAGATCTGGTTCCTGATCGCTCTGGTGGGCGTGGCGCTGTCCATCATCATCCCGGTGGCCAAGGGCGGGTTCAACCTGGGCATCGAGTTCCGGGGTGGCTCCGAATTCACTGTCTCCAACGTGAAGACCACGGACGCCACGGTGGGGGAGAAGGCCGTTACAGACGTTGTGGCCGGCAGTGTTCCGCGTGTGGCCAACGTGGCCGGAACCACCATGCGCATCCAGACGGACAAGCTCACGGACGACGAGACGCTCCGCATCAAGGAGGGCCTGCATACCGCGTACGGTGTCACTGAGAACGAAGTGACCTCCACGTTCGTGGGCCCAACCTGGGGCGCGGACGTCACCAAGCAGGCATTGATCGGCCTGGTAGTGTTCGTCCTCCTGGCCGCCGTGCTGATGGCCCTGTACTTCCGCACGTGGAAGATGTCCGTCTCGGCCCTCGCCGGCATGCTCGTCACTATGTTCATCACCGCCGGGGTGTACGCCCTCAGCGACTTTGAAGTGACCCCGTCAGCAATCATCGGGTTCCTGACGGTGCTCAGCTACTCCCTCTACGACACCGTGGTGGTCTTCGACAAGATCCGCGAGAACACGGCGGAAATTGACTCCTCAACCCGCCGCACGTTCGCCGAGGAGGTCAACCTCGCCGTGAACCAGACGCTGGTCCGCTCCATCAACACCATGATGGTGGCGATCCTCCCGGTGGGCGCCATCCTGTTCATCGGCGCCGGCCTGCTGGGCGCGGGAACCCTGCGGGACCTCTCGTTGGCCCTGTTCGTGGGAATCCTGATCGGTACGGCTGCCACCATCTTCGTAGCGGCGCCCATGTACGCCTGGCTGCGGCAGAACGAACCGGACCTGGTCAAGCAGGCCCGGCGTGTGGAGCAGCGCCGCAGCAGCACCGCCGAGCGCAATGCTTCAGCGGAGCCTGCCCAGGCCTGA